One genomic window of Medicago truncatula cultivar Jemalong A17 chromosome 1, MtrunA17r5.0-ANR, whole genome shotgun sequence includes the following:
- the LOC25483580 gene encoding uncharacterized protein isoform X3, whose amino-acid sequence MAPNLQNDFLPAATPGHFDFSALLNDPNIRKLAEQLQETLHEAPQDDLPNSRDPKYASTMLQIRENLDFKTMVRRLIWALMQDPSMSSMVEIYTDPSLEGQRKRRTAHLNKDPCLKLILDEIENGGPEVMMRYWNDEKVLKMFGLVMGIRPYFGDAVASFENYVPDETGDMGNEDSKNSGLDLTEDMESEDEGYVTEEDMESEDEGYVTEEDMENEDESTVHHTESTVHHIAIVDGVELCCWKLEEWCQEPSVSPIVIKSQMQIESIHEEHSLVEFMLKLNLLDLLFRHYPRGPIPYYWYGYMRAQTSRVRSSLTSTHNLPYQETQRAGREGLLTILTRVMEEETHSVRFAQEFILALYVYHCLCNVHCLKNIDRVQSYGNGIV is encoded by the exons ATGGCTCCCAATTTGCAAAACGATTTTCTTCCTGCTG CTACTCCTGGACATTTTGATTTCTCAGCCCTGCTCAAT GATCCAAATATCAGGAAACTGGCTGAACAGCTTCAGGAAACTTTGCATGAAGCACCACAGGATGATCTCCCAAATTCTCGTGATCCGAAGTATGCTTCAACCATGCTACAGATCAGAGAGAATCTTGATTTTAAAACCATGGTCAGGCGCCTGATTTGGGCTTTGATGCag GACCCATCAATGTCTTCCATGGTGGAAATTTATACCGATCCGTCACTTGAAGGTCAGCGTAAACGTAGAACGGCACACTTGAACAAAGATCCATGTTTGAAACTTATTTTAGATGAGATAGAGAATGGTGGTCCTGAAGTAATGATGAG ATACTGGAATGATGAGAAGGTTTTGAAGATGTTTGGACTAGTCATGGGCATTCGTCCATACTTTGGAGATGCAGTTGCTTCTTTTGAAAATTATGTGCCAGATGAGACAGGAGATATGGGAAATGAAGATTCTAAAAATTCTGGGTTAGATTTGACAGAAGATATGGAAAGTGAAGATGAAGGGTATGTGACAGAAGAGGATATGGAAAGTGAAGATGAAGGGTATGTGACAGAAGAAGATatggaaaatgaagatgaatCAACTGTTCATCATACTGAATCAACTGTTCATCATATTGCTATTGTTGACGGTGTTGAG TTGTGCTGTTGGAAATTGGAGGAATGGTGCCAGGAACCGAGTGTCTCCCCAATCGTTATCAAATCTCAAATGCAAATAG AGAGCATACACGAAGAGCATTCTTTGGTTGAATTCATGCTCAAACTCAATCTACTGGACCTTCTCTTTAGACATTATCCCCGTGGGCCTATTCCTTATTATTGGTACGGCTATATGAGGGCTCAAACTTCGAGGGTTAGATCATCTTTAACTTCTACCCACAACCTACCTTACCAAGAAACTCAG CGGGCTGGGAGAGAGGGGTTGCTTACTATCCTGACTAGAGTTATGGAGGAGGAGACTCATTCAGTTCGATTCGCACAGGAATTCATTCTAGCTCTCTATGTGTATCATTGTCTTTGCAACGTGCATTGTTTGAAGAATATaga CAGGGTGCAAAGCTATGGAAATGGAATTGTGTGA
- the LOC25483580 gene encoding uncharacterized protein isoform X1 — translation MAPNLQNDFLPAATPGHFDFSALLNDPNIRKLAEQLQETLHEAPQDDLPNSRDPKYASTMLQIRENLDFKTMVRRLIWALMQDPSMSSMVEIYTDPSLEGQRKRRTAHLNKDPCLKLILDEIENGGPEVMMRYWNDEKVLKMFGLVMGIRPYFGDAVASFENYVPDETGDMGNEDSKNSGLDLTEDMESEDEGYVTEEDMESEDEGYVTEEDMENEDESTVHHTESTVHHIAIVDGVELCCWKLEEWCQEPSVSPIVIKSQMQIESIHEEHSLVEFMLKLNLLDLLFRHYPRGPIPYYWYGYMRAQTSRVRSSLTSTHNLPYQETQQRAGREGLLTILTRVMEEETHSVRFAQEFILALYVYHCLCNVHCLKNIDRVQSYGNGIV, via the exons ATGGCTCCCAATTTGCAAAACGATTTTCTTCCTGCTG CTACTCCTGGACATTTTGATTTCTCAGCCCTGCTCAAT GATCCAAATATCAGGAAACTGGCTGAACAGCTTCAGGAAACTTTGCATGAAGCACCACAGGATGATCTCCCAAATTCTCGTGATCCGAAGTATGCTTCAACCATGCTACAGATCAGAGAGAATCTTGATTTTAAAACCATGGTCAGGCGCCTGATTTGGGCTTTGATGCag GACCCATCAATGTCTTCCATGGTGGAAATTTATACCGATCCGTCACTTGAAGGTCAGCGTAAACGTAGAACGGCACACTTGAACAAAGATCCATGTTTGAAACTTATTTTAGATGAGATAGAGAATGGTGGTCCTGAAGTAATGATGAG ATACTGGAATGATGAGAAGGTTTTGAAGATGTTTGGACTAGTCATGGGCATTCGTCCATACTTTGGAGATGCAGTTGCTTCTTTTGAAAATTATGTGCCAGATGAGACAGGAGATATGGGAAATGAAGATTCTAAAAATTCTGGGTTAGATTTGACAGAAGATATGGAAAGTGAAGATGAAGGGTATGTGACAGAAGAGGATATGGAAAGTGAAGATGAAGGGTATGTGACAGAAGAAGATatggaaaatgaagatgaatCAACTGTTCATCATACTGAATCAACTGTTCATCATATTGCTATTGTTGACGGTGTTGAG TTGTGCTGTTGGAAATTGGAGGAATGGTGCCAGGAACCGAGTGTCTCCCCAATCGTTATCAAATCTCAAATGCAAATAG AGAGCATACACGAAGAGCATTCTTTGGTTGAATTCATGCTCAAACTCAATCTACTGGACCTTCTCTTTAGACATTATCCCCGTGGGCCTATTCCTTATTATTGGTACGGCTATATGAGGGCTCAAACTTCGAGGGTTAGATCATCTTTAACTTCTACCCACAACCTACCTTACCAAGAAACTCAG CAGCGGGCTGGGAGAGAGGGGTTGCTTACTATCCTGACTAGAGTTATGGAGGAGGAGACTCATTCAGTTCGATTCGCACAGGAATTCATTCTAGCTCTCTATGTGTATCATTGTCTTTGCAACGTGCATTGTTTGAAGAATATaga CAGGGTGCAAAGCTATGGAAATGGAATTGTGTGA
- the LOC25483580 gene encoding uncharacterized protein isoform X2 produces MAPNLQNDFLPAATPGHFDFSALLNDPNIRKLAEQLQETLHEAPQDDLPNSRDPKYASTMLQIRENLDFKTMVRRLIWALMQDPSMSSMVEIYTDPSLEGQRKRRTAHLNKDPCLKLILDEIENGGPEVMMRYWNDEKVLKMFGLVMGIRPYFGDAVASFENYVPDETGDMGNEDSKNSGLDLTEDMESEDEGYVTEEDMESEDEGYVTEEDMENEDESTVHHTESTVHHIAIVDGVELCCWKLEEWCQEPSVSPIVIKSQMQIESIHEEHSLVEFMLKLNLLDLLFRHYPRGPIPYYWYGYMRAQTSRVRSSLTSTHNLPYQETQQRAGREGLLTILTRVMEEETHSVRFAQEFILALYVYHCLCNVHCLKNIEVQSYGNGIV; encoded by the exons ATGGCTCCCAATTTGCAAAACGATTTTCTTCCTGCTG CTACTCCTGGACATTTTGATTTCTCAGCCCTGCTCAAT GATCCAAATATCAGGAAACTGGCTGAACAGCTTCAGGAAACTTTGCATGAAGCACCACAGGATGATCTCCCAAATTCTCGTGATCCGAAGTATGCTTCAACCATGCTACAGATCAGAGAGAATCTTGATTTTAAAACCATGGTCAGGCGCCTGATTTGGGCTTTGATGCag GACCCATCAATGTCTTCCATGGTGGAAATTTATACCGATCCGTCACTTGAAGGTCAGCGTAAACGTAGAACGGCACACTTGAACAAAGATCCATGTTTGAAACTTATTTTAGATGAGATAGAGAATGGTGGTCCTGAAGTAATGATGAG ATACTGGAATGATGAGAAGGTTTTGAAGATGTTTGGACTAGTCATGGGCATTCGTCCATACTTTGGAGATGCAGTTGCTTCTTTTGAAAATTATGTGCCAGATGAGACAGGAGATATGGGAAATGAAGATTCTAAAAATTCTGGGTTAGATTTGACAGAAGATATGGAAAGTGAAGATGAAGGGTATGTGACAGAAGAGGATATGGAAAGTGAAGATGAAGGGTATGTGACAGAAGAAGATatggaaaatgaagatgaatCAACTGTTCATCATACTGAATCAACTGTTCATCATATTGCTATTGTTGACGGTGTTGAG TTGTGCTGTTGGAAATTGGAGGAATGGTGCCAGGAACCGAGTGTCTCCCCAATCGTTATCAAATCTCAAATGCAAATAG AGAGCATACACGAAGAGCATTCTTTGGTTGAATTCATGCTCAAACTCAATCTACTGGACCTTCTCTTTAGACATTATCCCCGTGGGCCTATTCCTTATTATTGGTACGGCTATATGAGGGCTCAAACTTCGAGGGTTAGATCATCTTTAACTTCTACCCACAACCTACCTTACCAAGAAACTCAG CAGCGGGCTGGGAGAGAGGGGTTGCTTACTATCCTGACTAGAGTTATGGAGGAGGAGACTCATTCAGTTCGATTCGCACAGGAATTCATTCTAGCTCTCTATGTGTATCATTGTCTTTGCAACGTGCATTGTTTGAAGAATATaga GGTGCAAAGCTATGGAAATGGAATTGTGTGA
- the LOC25483581 gene encoding F-box protein At3g58530: MEERKDGDIWCRETVPKVLKLVCSSTILNHTDLVSLILVSPFLYRTLLDSQPLWQSLNFRELNNAGNRLLAALSLPRYRHVKEINLEFARDVEDAHLILIKDKCFDSLQSLESLNLNVCQKISDTGIEAITSCCPQLKTFSVYWNVRVTDTGLLHTARNCKHIVDLNISGCKNISDRGVQLVADNYPKLESLNLTRCVKLTDAGLKELLQKCLSLQSLNLYAVSSFTDEAYRKICLLTRLTFLDLCGAQNLSDQGLQSISKCKNLVSLNLTWCVRVTDEGVIAIAQSCTSLEFLSLFGIVGVTDKCLVALSKSCSNSITTLDVNGCIGIKKRSREELLQLFPYLKCFKVHS, encoded by the exons ATGGAGGAAAGAAAGGACGGCGATATTTGGTGTAGAGAGACAGTACCGAAGGTTTTGAAACTCGTTTGTTCCTCCACGATTCTGAATCACACTGATCTTGTTTCTCTTATTCTCGTTAGTCCATTCCTTTATCGTACCCTTCTCGATTCTCAACCACTTTGGCAA tcacTTAATTTTCGTGAGTTGAATAATGCTGGGAATCGTCTTCTAGCTGCTCTTTCTCTG CCTAGATATCGCCATGTAAAGGAGATTAACCTTGAATTTGCACGAGATGTTGAAGACGCACATCTCATACTTATTAAAGATAAG TGTTTTGATTCTCTTCAAAGCTTGGAGTCATTAAATCTGAACGTCtgccaaaaaatatcggatacAGGAATTGAAGCAATAACTAGTTGTTGTCCTCAGCTAAAAACATTTTCCGTCTACTGGAACGTGAG GGTAACTGATACTGGACTACTACATACAGCGAGGAACTGCAAACACATTGTTGATTTGAATATAAGTGGTTGTAAG AATATTTCAGACCGAGGTGTACAATTAGTTGCCGACAATTACCCGAAACTAGAGTCACTAAACTTGACAAG GTGCGTCAAGTTAACTGATGCGGGGTTGAAGGAGTTGTTGCAGAAATGCCTATCCCTTCAGAGTTTGAATCTCTATGCAGTGTCTAG TTTCACAGATGAAGCTTATAGGAAAATATGCCTTCTGACACGTCTCACGTTTTTGGATCTCTGTGGTGCCCAG AATCTTTCAGATCAAGGACTTCAGAGTATTTCAAAATGCAAGAACCTTGTTTCCCTCAATCTGACTTG GTGTGTACGTGTGACTGATGAGGGGGTTATAGCCATTGCACAGAGTTGCACCTCTCTTGAATTTCTGAG CTTGTTCGGAATAGTTGGCGTGACAGATAAATGTTTGGTGGCACTCTCAAAGTCATGTTCTAACAGCATTACAACGCTTGATGTGAACGGATGTATTGGCATCAAG AAGCGAAGCCGGGAAGAATTGCTTCAGTTGTTTCCATATTTGAAGTGCTTTAAAGTGCATAGTTAA
- the LOC25483582 gene encoding DEAD-box ATP-dependent RNA helicase 37, with protein MSATMRTATWADSADNAANASSTARPVKPAYVPPHLRNRSMAAPAEPPSLVANDRGLGNNWGSSSNFKQDFGAGRQVGGGYGGGGGGFGGFNRGGAGNGRERVGGGGGRREANPFENDVDEPFTEQENTGINFDAYDDIPVETSGENVPPPVNTFAEIDLGDALNQNIKRCKYVKPTPVQRYAIPISLAGRDLMACAQTGSGKTAAFCFPIISGILTEQYAQRPRVARTAYPLALILSPTRELSCQIHDEAKKFSYQTGVKVVVAYGGAPITQQLRELERGVDILVATPGRLVDLLERARVSLQMIRYLALDEADRMLDMGFEPQIRKIVEQMDMPPPGMRQTLLFSATFPKEIQRLASDFLASYIFLAVGRVGSSTDLIAQRVEYVLESDKRSHLMDLLHAQRENDVNGKQGLTLVFVETKKGADALEHCLCVNGFPATCIHGDRTQQEREQALRSFKTGNTPILVATDVAARGLDIPRVAHVVNFDLPNDIDDYVHRIGRTGRAGKMGLATAFFNDSNLSMAKPLADLMQEANQEVPAWLTRYAARTPYGGGRNKRTGGARFGGRDVRKESSYNKGNDYYGGNGGGYGVPASYGGGYGQGVTSAWD; from the exons ATGTCTGCAACTATGAGAACAGCTACATGGGCAGATTCTGCTGACAATGCAGCTAATGCTTCATCCACCGCGCGCCCGGTCAAGCCGGCTTATGTTCCTCCGCATCTTCGTAACCGATCAATGGCTGCTCCGGCCGAGCCACCTTCTTTGGTGGCTAATGATAGGGGTTTGGGTAATAATTGGGGTAGTTCGTCGAATTTTAAGCAGGATTTTGGGGCTGGGAGACAAGTAGGTGGAGgttatggtggtggtggtggtgggtttGGTGGGTTTAACAGAGGAGGAGCAGGGAATGGAAGGGAGCGCGTGGGTGGAGGTGGAGGAAGACGTGAGGCAAATCCATTTGAGAACGATGTTGATGAACCGTTTACTGAGCAAGAGAATACGGGGATTAACTTTGATGCTTATGATGATATTCCTGTGGAGACGAGTGGGGAGAATGTTCCGCCTCCGGTGAATACGTTTGCGGAAATAGATTTAGGTGATGCGTTGAATCAGAATATAAAGAGATGTAAGTACGTGAAACCGACACCGGTTCAGAGGTATGCTATACCGATTTCGCTTGCTGGGAGAGATTTGATGGCTTGTGCTCAGACGGGTTCAGGAAAGACAGCTGCATTTTGCTTTCCGATTATAAGCGGAATCCTTACGGAGCAGTATGCTCAAAGACCACGTGTGGCACGGACTGCTTATCCTCTTGCACTTATCCTGTCCCCTACCCGGGAGCTCTCTTGTCAG ATACATGACGAGGCCAAGAAGTTTTCTTATCAAACTGGGGTCAAGGTCGTAGTTGCTTATGGAGGAGCACCGATCACCCAACAG TTGCGGGAGCTTGAGAGAGGTGTTGATATTCTGGTGGCAACTCCAGGACGATTGGTGGATTTGCTTGAGAGGGCTAGGGTGTCATTGCAGATGATAAGATATCTAGCTCTTGATGAAGCAGATCGGATGCTGGATATGGGTTTTGAGCCTCAAATAAGAAAGATAGTTGAACAAATGGACATGCCTCCTCCAGGCATGAGACAGACGCTGCTGTTTAGTGCTACATTTCCCAAAGAGATTCAG AGACTTGCTTCAGATTTTCTTGCTAGTTATATCTTTCTGGCTGTTGGAAGGGTTGGTTCAAGTACCGATCTAATTGCTCAAAGAGTAGAATATGTGCTGGAGTCTGACAAGAGAAGCCACCTCATGGACCTCCTTCATGCtcagagagaaaatgatgtgaatGGCAAG CAAGGTCTGACTTTAGTGTTTGTGGAAACGAAGAAAGGTGCTGATGCATTGGAACACTGCTTGTGTGTTAACGGGTTTCCTGCAACTTGCATTCATGGCGACAGAACACAGCAA GAAAGAGAACAAGCATTGAGATCATTCAAGACTGGAAACACACCAATTCTAGTGGCAACAGATGTTGCAGCACGTGGTCTTGATATTCCGCGGGTAGCACATGTGGTAAACTTTGATCTTCCCAATGACATTGATGATTATGTGCACCGGATAGGAAGAACAGGACGAGCTGGTAAAATGGGATTAGCAACAGCCTTCTTCAATGACAGTAATTTGTCAATGGCTAAACCATTGGCTGATCTGATGCAAGAGGCAAATCAAGAAGTACCTGCATGGCTCACCCGTTATGCAGCAAGGACTCCTTATGGTGGTGGTAGAAACAAGCGGACTGGGGGAGCCCGGTTTGGTGGCCGTGATGTTAGGAAGGAGAGCTCATATAATAAAGGAAATGATTACTATGGTGGAAACGGTGGTGGTTATGGTGTTCCTGCCAGTTATGGCGGAGGGTATGGTCAAGGTGTAACTAGTGCTTGGGATTAG
- the LOC25483583 gene encoding fatty acyl-CoA reductase 2, chloroplastic, translating into MGILSISHSTNLLSKIIKIPQNNDWYIPTRRKTRTNVVVFSHQGGGGNVIKSSNLSSVLTERSSSLVSSDHAATTLMDAGNLVLSQNGKNQTDIVVKDIVPYGGPTTTTTLIGLDDGIGIVKFLRGKKFFVTGSTGFLAKVLIEKILRTEPDVGKMYLLIKAKNKQAAMERLQNEIINTELFRCLRQIHGKSYQAFMLSKLVPIVGDICETNLGLDEELYDIIADEVDVIVNSAANTTFDERYDTAININTRGPCRLMAIAKKCKKLKLFLHVSTAYVNGQRQGRIMERPFSIGDCIAREKLIPGVPPKYLPTLDIENEINMILKNKGNIEDNLLAQKMKEMGLERARRYGWQDTYVFTKAMGEMMIDKLREDIPVVVIRPSVIESTLNEPFPGWMEGNRMMDPIVLCYGKGQLTGFLVDPNGVLDVVPADMVVNATLAAMAKHGTTQKRDINVYQIASSVVNPLVFQDLTRLLYEHYTSSPCIDSKGNPIQVPIMKLFSSSEEFSGHLWRDAIQKTGLTAMASSNGKMSQKIENICRKSVEQAKYLAKIYEPYTFYGGRFDNSNTQRLIEMMSEEEKREFRFDVKGIDWKDYITNVHIPGLRRYVMKGRGMSNQ; encoded by the exons ATGGGAATCTTGTCCATAAGTCATTCCACAAATTtactttctaaaataataaaaatacctCAAAACAATGATTGGTATATTCCTACAAGGAGAAAGACAAGAAcaaatgttgttgtgttttctcaTCAAGGTGGAGGTGGAAATGTGATCAAATCTTCTAACTTGTCTTCTGTTTTGACTGAAAGATCATCATCATTGGTTAGTTCAGATCATGCTGCAACAACATTAATGGATGCTGGAAATTTGGTTTTGTCACAAAATGGTAAAAATCAGACAGATATTGTTGTTAAGGATATTGTCCCTTATGGTGGACCAACAACTACTACtacattaattggacttgatgATGGAATTGGCATTGTCAAATTTCTTAGAGGGAAGAAGTTTTTTGTTACTGGATCAACTGGATTTCTAGCAAAAG TTCTTATTGAGAAGATTCTAAGGACAGAACCTGATGTGGGAAAAATGTATCTATTGATCAAGGCCAAGAATAAGCAAGCTGCAATGGAGAGATTGCAGAATgaa ATCATAAATACAGAACTTTTCAGATGTCTTAGACAAATCCATGGAAAATCATACCAAGCCTTTATGTTGAGCAAGCTAGTTCCTATTGTTGGAGATATTTGTGAAACTAATCTTGGATTAGATGAAGAGTTATATGATATTATTGCTGATGAGGTTGATGTTATTGTAAATTCAGCAGCTAATACAACTTTTGATGAAAG ATATGATACTGCAATCAACATAAACACTCGAGGGCCATGTCGCCTTATGGCGATCGCGAAAAAGTGCAAGAAACTTAAGCTCTTTCTTCATGTTTCAACAG CTTATGTCAATGGACAAAGGCAAGGTAGAATAATGGAAAGACCATTTAGCATTGGTGATTGCATAGCAAGAGAGAAACTTATACCAGGTGTTCCACCAAAATACCTTCCTACTTTGgacattgaaaatgaaataaatatgattttgaagAACAAGGGTAACATTGAAGACAATTTACTAGCTCAAAAGATGAAGGAGATGGGTCTAGAGAG GGCTAGAAGATATGGATGGCAAGATACTTATGTGTTCACAAAGGCAATGGGAGAAATGATGATTGACAAATTGAGGGAAGATATTCCAGTTGTTGTAATTAGGCCAAGTGTTATTGAGAGCACTTTAAATGAACCATTTCCTGGGTGGATGGAAGGAAATAG GATGATGGATCCAATAGTTCTTTGCTATGGTAAAGGACAACTAACAGGTTTCTTGGTTGATCCTAATGGAGTCCTTGATGTG GTACCAGCTGACATGGTTGTTAATGCAACCTTAGCAGCAATGGCAAAACATGGAACAACACAAAAACGAGATATAAATGTGTACCAAATTGCTTCATCTGTGGTTAACCCTTTAGTCTTCCAAGACCTTACAAGGCTTCTCTATGAACATTACACTTCATCACCATGCATTGACTCAAAGGGAAACCCAATTCAAGTTCCAATTATGAAGTTGTTTAGCTCATCAGAAGAATTCTCTGGTCACCTATGGAGGGATGCTATTCAGAAAACTGGTTTGACAGCAATGGCATCCTCAAATGGGAAGATGtctcaaaaaattgaaaacatttgTAGAAAATCAGTGGAGCAAGCAAAGTACTTGGCCAAAATTTATGAACCATACACATTTTATGGTGGAAG GTTTGACAACAGTAATACACAAAGATTGATAGAAATGATGtctgaagaagaaaagaggGAGTTTAGATTTGATGTAAAAGGCATAGATTGGAAAGATTATATCACTAATGTTCATATACCAGGTCTAAGGAGATATGTGATGAAGGGAAGAGGAATGAGCAATCAGTGA